A portion of the Candidatus Edwardsbacteria bacterium genome contains these proteins:
- a CDS encoding glycosyltransferase family 39 protein, with the protein LVFIERNILLLTMFYKSNIYRTTNAPLYILSSFSVIGVFVILWLTRWGIAINNDSTVYIASALNFSRGIGLSEWAASGHLKPMTHFPPLYPLLLAFTDKLGFDILPAARFLNAFLFGANIFLVGLLSLRLTAWRHAPIAAGFLFLFATHLLLIHMTAVSEPLFIFLALLGIRSFVAYIDHGAFPKLIMAGLFWGLASLCRYIGIAFILAGILYLIFFTKTVKKIKIVQALTMFAVSFSGIFFWVLRNLSFTGSAADRSFNIYQISNTAILKGFQTILWWLMFERYMTSLGYIRLFTFILILFLLLKYWGPQITVLSRKRLLPEFTKSSLFILLCLASYIASLFFSILFFDPAIMLDYRILSPVYILLLLLFPVILKPVKLNRGLTSLFVIWAVSAAAYGIWWGLDRTNSVKWDAYQRFNWRKIGSLTLLDRLPNDAAYLTNDPELLYALSGKVPNLLNRDKLFTLMNPEVPTPLAESRPDTYLVFFKQKVSKPFLPSLEDIRDIPGLNVIFDSPQIYICRINS; encoded by the coding sequence TGCTTGTATTTATAGAACGAAATATATTACTATTGACCATGTTTTATAAAAGCAACATATATCGCACAACAAACGCCCCCTTGTATATTTTATCCTCATTTTCAGTAATTGGAGTATTTGTTATTCTTTGGCTTACTAGGTGGGGCATTGCTATCAATAACGACTCCACGGTATATATTGCTTCGGCCCTTAACTTTTCCCGTGGCATCGGTCTGAGTGAATGGGCCGCCAGCGGCCATCTGAAGCCTATGACCCATTTCCCCCCCTTATACCCGCTGCTGCTGGCTTTTACAGATAAGCTGGGGTTTGATATACTACCAGCAGCCAGATTTTTGAACGCTTTTCTTTTTGGGGCTAACATCTTTTTAGTCGGCTTGCTGTCGTTAAGGCTAACAGCATGGCGCCACGCGCCGATTGCCGCCGGTTTTTTATTTTTATTTGCCACTCACCTTTTGCTTATTCACATGACGGCCGTCTCCGAGCCTCTTTTTATTTTTCTGGCCCTGCTCGGAATACGGTCTTTTGTCGCCTATATTGACCATGGCGCATTCCCGAAATTGATCATGGCTGGTTTATTCTGGGGTCTGGCTTCGCTTTGCCGTTATATAGGGATTGCCTTTATTTTGGCTGGAATCTTATATCTTATATTCTTCACAAAAACGGTAAAAAAAATAAAAATCGTTCAGGCTTTGACAATGTTTGCCGTCTCTTTTTCCGGAATATTTTTCTGGGTATTACGAAATCTATCTTTCACCGGATCAGCAGCCGACAGATCATTCAATATTTATCAGATCAGCAATACAGCCATTCTTAAGGGCTTTCAAACCATCCTGTGGTGGTTGATGTTTGAAAGATATATGACTTCCCTAGGATATATCAGATTATTTACATTTATATTGATCTTGTTCCTTTTGTTAAAATATTGGGGCCCTCAAATAACGGTCTTATCCCGGAAACGATTATTACCGGAATTTACAAAATCATCCCTTTTTATTCTTTTATGCTTGGCTTCATACATTGCATCCCTGTTTTTCTCTATCCTTTTTTTCGATCCGGCCATCATGCTTGACTATCGGATACTTTCTCCGGTTTATATACTTTTGCTTCTGTTGTTTCCTGTGATCTTAAAACCAGTTAAATTAAATCGGGGGTTAACATCTCTCTTTGTAATTTGGGCGGTATCCGCCGCCGCCTATGGTATCTGGTGGGGATTGGACCGGACCAATTCCGTTAAATGGGATGCTTATCAGCGTTTCAACTGGCGCAAAATTGGATCGCTCACCTTGTTGGATCGCCTGCCGAATGATGCTGCTTATCTTACAAACGACCCAGAGCTTTTATATGCCTTATCAGGGAAAGTCCCAAACCTTTTGAACAGGGATAAGCTTTTTACTCTGATGAATCCTGAAGTCCCAACCCCTTTGGCCGAAAGCAGGCCGGATACTTATCTGGTCTTTTTCAAACAGAAGGTATCCAAGCCATTCTTGCCCAGCCTTGAAGATATCCGGGATATTCCCGGCCTGAATGTTATATTCGATTCCCCCCAAATATATATTTGTCGTATCAATTCATAA